Genomic window (Campylobacter ureolyticus ACS-301-V-Sch3b):
GACCAAGTTTTAATCGGCTTATTATCTTTTGCTTTTTTAGCAACTTCTACCTTTTTCATTACATGATCATCAACGAAAGGACCTTTTTTGAGTGATCTAGCCATCTCTATTTTCCTTTCCTTCTTGAAATTATAAGTTTATCACTAGCTTTTTTGCGTCTAGTTTTTAGACCTTTAGTTGGTTGTCCCCATGGAGTAACAGGATGACGGCCTGAGTTTTTCTTACCTTCACCACCACCGTGTGGGTGATCAACAGGGTTCATCGCACTACCTCTTGTTTGAGGGCGAATTCCTAAATGTCTATTTCTACCAGCTTTACCGATAACAACATTTGCCCACTCTTCATTACCAACTACACCAATAGTTGCCATACACTCAGCCAAAACTCTTCTCATTTCGCCACTTGGTAATCTTAATGCAACATATTTTTCTTCTTTACCCATAAGTTGAGCATATCCACCAGCACTTCTTGCAATTTGTGCACCTTTTCCAGGTTTTAGCTCAATATTATGTAGGATTGTTCCAAGAGGAATGCTTTTTAATTTCATAGCATTTCCTGGTTTTATATCAAGACCACTCTCAGCAGAAGCGATAACATCGCCAACTTTTAAGCCATTTGGTTGAATAATATATCTTTTTTCACCATCTTTGTAGCTAATTAATGCAATTCTACAATTTCTGTTTGGATCATACTCAATAGCTTCAACTTTGCCTTCAATGCCAAATTTTCTTCTTTTAAAATCAATAATTCTATAAAGTTTTTTAGCTCCGGCTTGTTTATGTCTTGAAGTTATTCTTCCATCGTGGTTTCTTCCAGCAGTTGCAGGAACTTTTTTAAGAAGTGATCTTACACTTGCTTTTGCAGTTATATCATCACTGCTTAAACCACTCATAAATCTTCTACTTGGAGTATATGGTTTATAATGTTTTACTGACATCTTATGCTCCTATACTTTCTAGGCTTGCACCTTCAGGAAGTTTAACATAGAATTTTTTGTAATTATTTCTTGCGCCAATTCTTCCTCTAAATCTTTTAACTTTACCATTCATTTTTAATGAATTTATCTTTAAAGGTGTGATTCCAAAATACTCTTTTAATATAGCTTTTAGTTTATTTTTAGTTACATCTGTTGATGTTTGAATAACAACCACACCGCTTTCTTGAAGGTCTAAAGTTTTTTCTGTATAAAGAATCGTTTTTATATCTGTTATATCTGCCATTTTAACCCTCTTTTATTATCTTATCAAGTGCTGATTTTTCAATAATAACCGCACTATATACTTTTACTAAATAAGCATTTATTTCACTTACATCAATAGCGTAGCAATTTGTTAAATTTCTATATGCTAAGAATGTGTTTTGAATTCTTTTTGCACTTTCTAAACTATCAACAGATGATAAGTCTCCAACAATTAAAGCATCTCTAACTTTAAAGTTATTTATGAAGCTATTAGCATCTTTTGTTTTGCCTGACTCTATATCAATGCTTTCAACAGCAAAAATTTTACCTTGCTCAGCTCTTTCAAAAAGTGCTCTTTCAAGTGCAAGTCTTTTTTGTTTTTTATTTATTTTTTGAATGTAGTTTCTTTCGTTACTTGGACCAAAAGATACTCCACCACCAACCCAAACGTTTGTTCTAGTTGAACCAGCTCTAGCTCCACCACGACCTTTTTGACGCCATGGTTTTTTACCACCACCACTTACTTCAGATCTTGTTTTAGTATGAGCTGTATTTGATCTAACAGCTGCAAGGTATGATTTTACATATAAATATAAGTTGTGTGGATTTACTTCGCTATATTTTACAGGAAGTTCTATCTCGCCTGCATTTTCAAGCTTTTCATTAAATACTGCTACTTTACTCATTTTACTATCCTTATTCTACCCATTGCACCATTAAATCCAGGAACAGAACCTTTTACAACTAAAACACCATTGTCTTTATCAAAGCTAACAACTTCGTTTTTAACTGTAACTTTTACATTTCCTGTTTGTCCAGGCATTTTTCTACCAGGCTGAACGCGTCCTGGCCACTCACAGTTACCAATTGATCCTGATCTTCTGTGAAATCTACTTCCGTGAGATTTCGGACCACCTGCAAAACCATGTCTTTTCATAACGCCTTGATAACCTTTACCTTTAGTATTAAAGCTTGCTTTTATAACTTTTGCCTCATCTAAAGGAGTCATATCTTGGTCGCCTATTTCGCCATTTGCTACTTCTAAGCTAGCAAATTTATTGAACTCTTTACTTAGACTATATTTTTTTTGTTGTCCTGCTATAGTTTTATTATTAGATTTACCACTTGCATAAGCAACGATGGCTTTATTATTTTCACCAACTTCACAAACTTTGGTGCTTATAACTCTTAGCAGACTAACTGGTAGGCTAACTCTATCAACGGTTCTGCTCATACCTATCTTTTCTACTATATATTCCATAAATTTACCCCTTATTACCCATTGCACGAACTTCGACATTAACTTCTGGTGCAAGATCCAATTTTGTAAGTGAATCTACAGTCTCAGGAGTTGCTGCAACGATATCAAGCATACGGGTGTGAATTCTTATCTCAAACTGCTCTCTTGAATCTTTATTTACGTGTGGAGATTTTAAGACTGTATAGCGTTTGATCTTTGTAGGCATAGGCACTGGAC
Coding sequences:
- a CDS encoding 50S ribosomal protein L23, with amino-acid sequence MADITDIKTILYTEKTLDLQESGVVVIQTSTDVTKNKLKAILKEYFGITPLKINSLKMNGKVKRFRGRIGARNNYKKFYVKLPEGASLESIGA
- the rplB gene encoding 50S ribosomal protein L2 — translated: MSVKHYKPYTPSRRFMSGLSSDDITAKASVRSLLKKVPATAGRNHDGRITSRHKQAGAKKLYRIIDFKRRKFGIEGKVEAIEYDPNRNCRIALISYKDGEKRYIIQPNGLKVGDVIASAESGLDIKPGNAMKLKSIPLGTILHNIELKPGKGAQIARSAGGYAQLMGKEEKYVALRLPSGEMRRVLAECMATIGVVGNEEWANVVIGKAGRNRHLGIRPQTRGSAMNPVDHPHGGGEGKKNSGRHPVTPWGQPTKGLKTRRKKASDKLIISRRKGK
- the rplC gene encoding 50S ribosomal protein L3; protein product: MEYIVEKIGMSRTVDRVSLPVSLLRVISTKVCEVGENNKAIVAYASGKSNNKTIAGQQKKYSLSKEFNKFASLEVANGEIGDQDMTPLDEAKVIKASFNTKGKGYQGVMKRHGFAGGPKSHGSRFHRRSGSIGNCEWPGRVQPGRKMPGQTGNVKVTVKNEVVSFDKDNGVLVVKGSVPGFNGAMGRIRIVK
- the rplD gene encoding 50S ribosomal protein L4, coding for MSKVAVFNEKLENAGEIELPVKYSEVNPHNLYLYVKSYLAAVRSNTAHTKTRSEVSGGGKKPWRQKGRGGARAGSTRTNVWVGGGVSFGPSNERNYIQKINKKQKRLALERALFERAEQGKIFAVESIDIESGKTKDANSFINNFKVRDALIVGDLSSVDSLESAKRIQNTFLAYRNLTNCYAIDVSEINAYLVKVYSAVIIEKSALDKIIKEG
- the rpsJ gene encoding 30S ribosomal protein S10 produces the protein MERIRLKLKAYDHRVLDRTVTAIVEAVKRTGADVRGPVPMPTKIKRYTVLKSPHVNKDSREQFEIRIHTRMLDIVAATPETVDSLTKLDLAPEVNVEVRAMGNKG